TCTACGCCATAGAGCATTAAACCTGGGCGTGCCCAATGTCCTCGCAATTGAGGATGAAGCATGATAGCAGCGGAATTGGCCACGCTACTCGATACTTTAAAATGTTGCATAACCCGTTCAAAACGTTGCATTGGTAACTCCACCATGCCTAGATTAAGACTATCTGCATTGGCAAAATGGGTCATCAGAACCTCAACTATTGGGACGGGATGATTGGGTTTATATGAACACAATTGAATCGTTTCAAACTCATTAAAGCCCAAACGATGCATCCCTGTATCCAACTTTAACCAGATAGGTTTTTGTGAATTCACCGCTGACCACCACTGCCATTGATCAATATGATGGATAACGGGTGTTAATTGATAGCGATTATACTCAAACACTTCCTGCTCTGAAAAAGGGCCTTCTAGTAAAACAATGGGTTGAGTAATACCTTCCTCCCTCAAGATGATGGCTTCCTCAAGGCACGCCACTGCAAATCCCTCCACATGGGGGGCAAGAGCTGCAGCAACTTGTCTATCTCCATGTCCATAAGCGTTAGCCTTCACCACCGCCAATATTTTTCCTCCATGCATTTTTCTGGCCACATGGGTGTTGTGAATAATATTATTTAAATGTACGGTGATCCGTGCAGGACGTGTCATAATTTAGGGGTAATTTTCTCAAATACTAAATGGTTATCATCTTAAACGTCTTTTTAGTTTGCCGCCAATAATGTCTTTAATTTCTTCTAAGACCTACTCCCCCCCCAAATGGT
This sequence is a window from Ferrovum sp. JA12. Protein-coding genes within it:
- the alr gene encoding alanine racemase gives rise to the protein MTRPARITVHLNNIIHNTHVARKMHGGKILAVVKANAYGHGDRQVAAALAPHVEGFAVACLEEAIILREEGITQPIVLLEGPFSEQEVFEYNRYQLTPVIHHIDQWQWWSAVNSQKPIWLKLDTGMHRLGFNEFETIQLCSYKPNHPVPIVEVLMTHFANADSLNLGMVELPMQRFERVMQHFKVSSSVANSAAIMLHPQLRGHWARPGLMLYGVDPLGRVAEQVGLKPAMSFTSEVIALRWIEKGEAVGYGSLFTADKPTRVATIACGYADGYPRTAMHNAPVWINGEIVPLIGRVSMDMITVDVTHHHHVQVGSTVELWGERVSVADVARHGGTLAYELLCHTHRPSRYYD